The Bacteroidales bacterium genome segment GCAAATTATCAAGTTTTTTTCTCATGTTATTCGGCTGGGATACCGAAAATCTACACGGTTTTGATTCTGTAGAAAAAGCTGTACTGATAATGGTTCCGCATACAAGCATCTGGGATTTTGTAGTAGGAAAGATGGTTGTTTGTAAATACAATCGAAAATGTGTGTTCTTCATAAAAAAAGAAGCTTTCTCATGGCCAATAATAGGAAAGATTTTAAAGAAATTAGGAGGAATTCCTATCAATCGGGGACATGTAAATACCCATGTTGATGATGCTGTTGAAGCTTTAAACAATAATACCCAACTTTGGGTTATCATAACTCCCGAAGGTACCAGAAAAAAAGTATCGAGATGGAAAAGCGGATTTCACAGAATAGCTCTGAAAGCTGATGTCCCTAT includes the following:
- a CDS encoding 1-acyl-sn-glycerol-3-phosphate acyltransferase, with product MSKFGSKLSSFFLMLFGWDTENLHGFDSVEKAVLIMVPHTSIWDFVVGKMVVCKYNRKCVFFIKKEAFSWPIIGKILKKLGGIPINRGHVNTHVDDAVEALNNNTQLWVIITPEGTRKKVSRWKSGFHRIALKADVPILISYIDYKKRKATVVEKIYPTQDFNTDMKKILPYYDGVRGLHIKERV